The genomic stretch AACCGCACTCAGCTAACGTTGTATGACCGATCGGGCATTCCCTCAGCGCCCGTCTCCTTCTAGACCACGAGCCCCGAAAGGTTCGAGTGATTCTGCTGAGGGGTCCGTGAGGTCATCTGCGTCCTCAAAATCTCCCTGATGGAGCCACGGCCGCAAGGTAAGCATTGACCGTCAGGTACCAGAATCACTAACCATCGTCTGCGTCCGTAAGCCGATCCTTCACCGTGCGCTTAGTCGGGCGGGTTATACGTGCACCACGGAGTCGCGTTTGTATCGACTTGTGAGTCGCGGTGCTATAGAAGCGCACCAACCGCGGAAGAGGACCCGGGACGCGTCACACACCTGGCTTCAGAGTGAACATACTGTTAGTCGCAGTGAGAACGGTGATCCATCCGCTGCGGTCCATCGACGTCTCGAGCGAGCGTAGGAGGCCCGGATAACGCACAACAGCGGCCTACCTCACCGGATCGGAGAATGGCGTTCGCGGCAGCACTAATGTCCAGCCACTGCCAAGATCGACTGCGTAGCGTAAATGCATGAGTGCAACTCACAAGATCAGAGATTCTGTCGTTGTCATCACCGGCGCGTCCTCCGGCATAGGACGGGCCACCGCGCTGCGGTTCGCCAAAGCTGGTGCCGACCTCGTGCTCGCAGCGCGTCGCGAACCCGCACTGCAGGAGGTGGCCGCCCAGTGTCGCAAGCACGGTGTACGAGCACTGGTCGTCCCGGCCGACGTCACTGATTCCGAAGCCGTTGAGGCTCTGGCGGATGCAGCGGTGGAGGCCTTTGGACGGATCGATGTATGGGTCAATAATGCCGCAGTTTCACTGTTCGGTGCCTTGAACAGCACACCCCTCGAGGATTTCCGCCGGGTCCTGGATGTCAACATCATGGGTTACGTCCACGGGTCACGTGCCGCGGTGAAGCATTTCCGTCGTCAGAAGACCGGCGTGCTTATCAATGTTTCCTCTGTGGTGGGCGAGGTGCCACAGCCGTTCACCGCCTCCTATTCCATCTCCAAGGCGGGCATCAACGCGCTCTCGGCCAGCGTCCGCTCCGAGTTGTTCCTAGAGAAGCTCCAGGACGTCCACGTGGTCACCGTGCTGCCCCCGACTGTTGACACTCCTTTATTCGACGAGGTGGCCAACTACACGGGGCGTCGCGTTGTGCCGATGCCGCCGGTCTACTCGCCCCAGCGCGTAGCCGCCACCATCTTGAAGGGTGCGAAGAAGCCTCAGCATGAAATGCCCGTCGGCCAGGTAGCCCGACAGATGCTCAGACAGCATCGAATCTCTCCTGCGACGGCAGAGAAGATGATGGCCAAGCAGGTAGACAAGAAACACCTCTCCCGCACCGAGCCCTCCCGTGCGAACGCGGGAAACCTCTATGAGCCTGCCCCGTATAAGAGCGCAGACGTCCAGGGCGGATGGGACGGCCGGAAGCGGCAAGCCGCACGCCGTCTCCTAACGCTCGCGGCACTGGGCGGCGGCACCCTCGTCGCCGTGCCCGTCGCGATTAAGGCGGGCAAGGCGACGCTGGCCGTGGCAGCTACCCAGGCAAGCCGAAAATTATCCGCCAACGCTGGCAAGAAGGCCCTCTCGAAGGTCGGAGGTCGTCGATGATGCGTGCCAAGAAGGCCAAGAAGTTCGTGCAGCGTCTACAGGGTGCGCAGATGATCACTGATTTCGAGTGTTCTATCAACGCTGTGCGCGCCACGGCCAGCTACCTGCGCGGCCATGGACACGGGGCGATGTCCACAGGTCCAAGCAGCCGCGTGCTCGGCAAACTCGGCTCCCTTCCTCCGTCCCGTGTGCGCGCAGAGGCATTCCGGATGGCAGCGAGACCACAAGGCTTACCGCTGGAGCAGGCCCGGGAAATCGACGTGGATCTCATCGACACCTGGGTGACGCAGCAGTACGGTCCCGGCCCGTATCCAGCGGTGCTGATCGGTGCACCCAACGGAGCCGCCTTCCACCTTTCTGCAGCCTTGGGGGTGCCGTTTCTGCCGCAGACCACACTGGTCTCGGTCAAGGACACCGGAACTCATGAGGATGACCCAGTCCAAGCGATGGAGGCTCTGGCGCCCACTGCGCAGCTGATTGCGCAGAACAATCCGCGCGTGAAGGTCTATCACATGCATGATCCAGCCCAGGATCGTCCCATGATGCAGCAGCTGGCCTTCATGCGGCTCAAGCGTCTCTCCCTGGGGCCGGTCTATGAGAAGTTCCTGCGGGAACGCCTGGCCCCGGGTGCGACCATCATTCAGCTCGAGAACACACGAGATTGGCGCACCACATCCACCGGGGAGCGCACCGTGTTCCAGTTCGGCTGCCTGGGCGGGGTCCCCGAAGAGGAGTTCCACAACAGCGGGGAACGGATCAAGAAGTTCCTGGAACAGGAGAACTCCTCATACCGTCGCTGGGATCCGCCGCAGACAGATGACCGCAGTCCCGACGGTGAGTGGGGGTGGGATCCCGCCTTGGACGACAGCATCGCCCGGGTCGCCGAAGAGTCCAACCTGCAGCGCCGGCGACTGGTGGTCAACGAGCCTCAGGACGCTTCTGGCTTCATCGCGGAGCTCTATCGGGACTGGTATCGCAGCATGGGTTGGGAGGATAACCGCCTGTTGGTCCAGACCTACGCGCACGTTGATCCCGCTTGGACCCTGAATACCGGCTCCGTCCCACTGTGGAACAGGTTCCACGCCAGTCCGGAGTTCGATTCGGTGCAGGCTTACCTGGAGCAGGCACGCCCTTACGAGGACGTCTACATCAGTCTCTTCGCCCACGGCCTGGATTCACCCGGGATTGTTCCCATCGAAGACTGGGAGATATTGGCGCAGCGCCACGCCACCCGTCAGGGGAAGGTGATCGGCGTCGATCATGACGCCCACCCCATCGATCCCGGAGCGGTCTTCCGCTACCAGAAGGCGATCAAGGACATCCCGGCCCGCAAGCCAGCACCGAGCCCGCTGACGGTAAGTCTCATCGACGAGTTCTACCGGCGAGCGACCACCGAACAGAGCGGCGCCATCGGTCACGCACAGTGGCTGGTTCCATGACGTCGTCGAGTCGCGCACTCCACGGCTGAAAACTCCTGGAGACGCAGAGACACCGCAAAAGGGTCAGCGCGACGGGTGGAGCGATCAACCCTCAAGTGATCAATCAATGAGAAGTCAACCGCAAGAGGAGGCGCCATGACCGCAGAATCGATCTCCCCCGTGAAGAATCCGCTCCCGAAGGCCACCCTGATGGAGACCGCCCAGGTGCTCCGCGACGTGCAGATTCCGATGATCGCCAAGGGCCCCATCATCCGGCGCCCCAAGGTCGTGGCCGCTTCAGAACGCTTAGACCTCGACGGTCGGGCCGTGCGCAGGACCCAGACCCTGGCCAACAAATATGGCCGGGGCCCGCTGATGTTGAACATCCCAGGTCGTGACATGGCGTTGATCCTGGATCCCGACGACGTCCACCGCGTGTTAGAGGATTCCCCTGAGCCCTTCGCCACCGCCGAGACGCTCAAGACCAGCGCGCTGAAGCATTTCGAGCCCAAGGTGGCCCTGATCTCCCACGGGGCCGAGCGCGCCCAGCGTCGTCGTCTCAACGAGGAGGCCCTGGACCACGGACACCCAATCCATCACATGGCCGCCACCTTCATGCCAGTGGTCAAAGAGGAAGCCAAGGCGCTGGTGGACCAGGTGCGCGGCAGCGGCGGGACGCTCGACTATCAGACCTTCATCGATGCATGGTTCCGGGTCGTCCGGCGCGTGGTCCTGGGTGATTCCGCCCGCGAAGACACCGAGCTCACCGAGCTGACCGAGAAGCTGCGCGCCGACGGGAATTGGGGGTTCTTCAAGCCCGTGGACAAAAGCGGTCGTGCGGAACTACTCGATCGCATACAAGCGGCGCTGGACCGGGCAGAGCCCGGAAGCGTGGCGGCTTTCATGGCTCAGCTGCCTAAAGAATCAGACGCCGAGCCGGCCCAGCAGATCCCACAGTGGCTCTTCGCCTTCGATCCTGCAGGGATGGCGACCTTTCGCGGACTGGCGCTGCTGGCCGCAGATCCTAAGACCCTGGATGCCGCCCGGCGGCAGATCCGGGAGGAGCAGGAAGAGGCTGCTCCGATGCTTCCGCTGCTGCGCTCCACCGTGCTGGAGTCCCTGCGCCTTTGGCCCACCACACCGATGATTCTGCGCGAGACCACCACAGAGGTGGAGTTCGACCACGGGGTGATGCCAGCTGGGACCTCTGTGCTGGTCTTCGCCCCGTTCTTCCACCGCGACGACCGGAATCTGGATTTCGCGCACCGCTTCGCACCAGAGCTGTGGGGGCGCCCGCGCACCCGGAAGGACTGGCCGCTGGTACCCTTCAGCGCCGGGCTGGGAATCTGCCCAGGACGGCACCTGGTGCTGCTGTTGACCTCGAACTTCATGGCCGAGATCCTCGGCCACAGCGAGCTTGAACTGCAGTCACACACCCTCGATCCGGAGAGCCTCCCCTCACTACTGAACAACTATGGTCTGCGGTTCCGGCTGCACTGAGAAAACCGGCACAGGTCTTGGAGGCGCCGTCACAGCATTGCTCCGTGGACCTGTGCCCAGCGGGGACGCGCCCGCGGTCTCGGGAACTCACCTGCAAACTCCGAGCCCACCGGCATCTCAGCACGGGACGAGAATCCAGAAGATTCGGCACCACGGACCGAGGCTCCAAGCCCCGGTGGAAACGAGGCCGCTAGAAAGGAAGCATGAGCTCTTCCACCCCGAAACGACGAGTAGTCCCCCGGTGGGCCTCCCTCAAGACCCTCCCGCTGGGGGCGGCGGGGGCCGCTCTGGCAGTCCCGTTCACTGCAAGGTTGTGGGTCCTCACGGTTGGCGGCAACGTCACCCCATGGCGCGGGTCACGGAATGGGCGCTGAAACCGCTGCGCTCCGTGCTCTAATCCCTGCGAGCGATCGATATCTCTACGGTTGAGCGGCAACTGACCAGCCAGTCGCTCTGGATCCACACCTCAAGTTCCTATGTGAACCTCTGCAGGAAGTGTCGCGACCGGTGCCACCACGACGTCTGCGAGCTTCCAATCCATCTCAACAATTCCAGCTCGAAGTTCTTGGAGCTGGCCCAGGGTCAGTGAGGCACCGTCTTTGGGCACGATGAATAGTTCCGTATGGAAGACGTGCCCCTGGTCCCGGACCCGGGCGCCGGCGTCTTGGACCCACTCGAGACCGCGCGCATAATTCTCAACCGCCATGATCAACGGGTGAGGCGCGTTTCCCTCAATGGTGCGTGCCCGAGAATCGGTCAGGTCCGTGACCGCCACTGACATGTTGCTCACGCCGTCTTTGACGACGCTGAGTCCCACGAAGATCGCGGCGGCGGCATCGAACCACCACAGGCCGAACCCCACCCCCGCGACACCTACAGCGGTGCCCAAGCTGGTCCGCCAATCAGCCTTGAGCATGTCTGCATCGGCGTAGAGCACTTTGTCGTGCAGAGCGCCAGCGAGTTTGATCTTCATCCGTCCCAAGATCACTGGCACCGGAATGAGCAGCAGCATCACCACGATCATGAACCACCCCTGCCAGAGGGTGTGGCCGAAGAGGTGAAACGTGCCGATGGGCGGATGCTCACCCTTCACCAGGCCAATCGCGGACTCCAGGATCAGGAGCGATCCCATCACCAATAGTGCCGCGGCGGAGATCAGATGCCCCACCCCTACAGCGCGGTGCTGACCATAAGGCCTCCGACGCGTAGGCGGCTTCTTGATGATGGCCACGGCTACGAGGAATGCGATAGGAG from Nesterenkonia sandarakina encodes the following:
- a CDS encoding SDR family oxidoreductase, with the translated sequence MSATHKIRDSVVVITGASSGIGRATALRFAKAGADLVLAARREPALQEVAAQCRKHGVRALVVPADVTDSEAVEALADAAVEAFGRIDVWVNNAAVSLFGALNSTPLEDFRRVLDVNIMGYVHGSRAAVKHFRRQKTGVLINVSSVVGEVPQPFTASYSISKAGINALSASVRSELFLEKLQDVHVVTVLPPTVDTPLFDEVANYTGRRVVPMPPVYSPQRVAATILKGAKKPQHEMPVGQVARQMLRQHRISPATAEKMMAKQVDKKHLSRTEPSRANAGNLYEPAPYKSADVQGGWDGRKRQAARRLLTLAALGGGTLVAVPVAIKAGKATLAVAATQASRKLSANAGKKALSKVGGRR
- a CDS encoding cytochrome P450, coding for MTAESISPVKNPLPKATLMETAQVLRDVQIPMIAKGPIIRRPKVVAASERLDLDGRAVRRTQTLANKYGRGPLMLNIPGRDMALILDPDDVHRVLEDSPEPFATAETLKTSALKHFEPKVALISHGAERAQRRRLNEEALDHGHPIHHMAATFMPVVKEEAKALVDQVRGSGGTLDYQTFIDAWFRVVRRVVLGDSAREDTELTELTEKLRADGNWGFFKPVDKSGRAELLDRIQAALDRAEPGSVAAFMAQLPKESDAEPAQQIPQWLFAFDPAGMATFRGLALLAADPKTLDAARRQIREEQEEAAPMLPLLRSTVLESLRLWPTTPMILRETTTEVEFDHGVMPAGTSVLVFAPFFHRDDRNLDFAHRFAPELWGRPRTRKDWPLVPFSAGLGICPGRHLVLLLTSNFMAEILGHSELELQSHTLDPESLPSLLNNYGLRFRLH
- a CDS encoding cation diffusion facilitator family transporter is translated as MKKDLNFGRTELPPELQQTVRRAIRLEWFTIGYLVVTVSLIAAVMGNSQAMRAAWVEDMLALIPPIAFLVAVAIIKKPPTRRRPYGQHRAVGVGHLISAAALLVMGSLLILESAIGLVKGEHPPIGTFHLFGHTLWQGWFMIVVMLLLIPVPVILGRMKIKLAGALHDKVLYADADMLKADWRTSLGTAVGVAGVGFGLWWFDAAAAIFVGLSVVKDGVSNMSVAVTDLTDSRARTIEGNAPHPLIMAVENYARGLEWVQDAGARVRDQGHVFHTELFIVPKDGASLTLGQLQELRAGIVEMDWKLADVVVAPVATLPAEVHIGT